One genomic window of Quercus lobata isolate SW786 chromosome 9, ValleyOak3.0 Primary Assembly, whole genome shotgun sequence includes the following:
- the LOC115960821 gene encoding probable mediator of RNA polymerase II transcription subunit 36b, giving the protein MGFPRGRSGGFRGGRGDGGGRGGRGGRGGGGGRFGDRGSAMKVRGGGRGGRGFGGGGGGRGRGGGRGGGMKGGNKVVVEPHRHGGVFIAKGKEDAIVTKNLVPGEAVYNEKRISIQNEDGTKVEYRVWNPFRSKLAAAILGGVDEIWIKPGARVLYLGAASGTTVSHVSDIVGPTGVVYAVEFSHRSGRDLVNMAKKRTNVIPIIEDARHPSKYRMLVGMVDVIFSDVAQPDQARILALNASYFLKAEGHFVISIKANCIDSTQPAEAVFQSEVNKLKQDHFRPSEQVTLEPYERDHACVVGGYRVAKKSKSAS; this is encoded by the exons ATGGGTTTTCCTCGTGGCCGTAGCGGTGGATTCAGGGGTGGCAGAGGTGATGGAGGAGGTCGAGGAGGCAGAGGAGGTagaggaggtggaggtggaaGATTCGGTGACAGAGGAAGTGCCATGAAAGTTCGCGGTGGCGGACGTGGTGGCCGaggttttggtggtggtggtggtggaagaGGCCGAGGTGGTGGTAGAGGCGGTGGAATGAAAGGTGGAAACAAGGTGGTGGTTGAGCCTCATAGACATGGAGGCGTGTTCATTGCTAAGGGTAAAGAAGATGCTATTGTTACTAAGAATTTGGTCCCTGGTGAAGCTGTCTACAATGAGAAAAGGATCTCCATCCAG AATGAAGATGGAACAAAAGTTGAATACAGGGTTTGGAATCCGTTTCGTTCAAAGTTGGCTGCTGCCATTCTTGGTGGGGTTGATGAAATATGGATT AAACCTGGTGCACGGGTGCTTTACCTTGGGGCTGCTTCTGGAACCACAGTCTCTCATGTGTCTGACATTGTTGGTCCT ACTGGAGTGGTTTATGCAGTGGAATTTTCTCATAGAAGTGGTAGAGACTTGGTTAACATGGCAAAGAAGCGTACTAATGTTATTCCAATCATTGAAGATGCTAGACATCCTTCCAAGTATCGAATGCTGGTTGGCATGGTGGATGTGATATTTTCTGATGTTGCTCAACCGGATCAG GCAAGGATTCTAGCTTTGAACGCATCATATTTTCTGAAAGCTGAAGGTCATTTTGTAATTTCAATCAAG GCCAACTGCATAGATTCCACACAGCCTGCTGAGGCCGTATTTCAGAGTGAAGTGAATAAGCTAAAGCAGGATCATTTCAGGCCATCTGAACAAGTTACCCTTGAACCTTATGAGCGTGATCATGCTTGTGTGGTTGGTGGCTACCGTGTtgccaaaaaatcaaaatcagcaTCCTAG